One Syntrophorhabdus sp. DNA window includes the following coding sequences:
- a CDS encoding acyl carrier protein, with translation MSVTEKVRKMIVDQLGVSESEVVPEAKFIDDLGADSLDIVELIMALEDEYSIEIPDEDAEKMETVGDAIRYIEDRLAGK, from the coding sequence ATGTCAGTAACTGAGAAAGTAAGAAAGATGATCGTGGATCAGCTCGGGGTGAGCGAGTCGGAAGTCGTTCCGGAAGCTAAGTTCATCGATGACCTCGGCGCGGATTCTCTTGATATCGTTGAGCTCATCATGGCATTGGAAGACGAGTACAGCATCGAAATCCCCGACGAGGATGCCGAAAAGATGGAGACCGTGGGGGATGCGATCAGGTACATAGAAGATCGCCTGGCGGGCAAATAA
- the fabF gene encoding beta-ketoacyl-ACP synthase II, giving the protein MKRRVVITGVGLVTPLGVGVDNVWTEILNGRSGIAPLTRFDSTHHDTKIAGEVKDFHAEEYVSVKEMKRMDLFIQYALAATKIAMGDSGLDISKEDAERIGVIVGTGLGGLPTLEKYHSICLERGPGRISPFFIPMLIANEAPGHIAIQYGIKGPNLCIVTACATGAHSIGDAMRIIQYGDADMMVAGGCEANLTPLTVGGFNAMKALSTRNSEPEKASRPFDKDRDGFIVAEGAGIVILEELEHARKRGAKIYAELIGYGYNGDAYHITAPCPDGDGFIRCINMALRDASLAPDAVDYINAHGTSTDLNDQTETLAIKKVFGERAYKLPVSSTKSMTGHLLGAAGAIEAIFTALAIRDQVCPPTINYETPDPDCDLDYVPNEARKHTINVALSNSFGFGGTNCVLVLRRFEG; this is encoded by the coding sequence TTGAAAAGACGGGTTGTCATCACCGGTGTTGGTCTCGTGACGCCTCTCGGAGTGGGGGTCGACAACGTCTGGACGGAGATCCTGAACGGGAGATCCGGGATCGCACCGCTAACACGATTCGACAGTACACATCATGATACGAAGATAGCCGGCGAAGTGAAGGACTTCCATGCCGAAGAATATGTCTCGGTCAAGGAGATGAAGCGGATGGACCTTTTCATCCAGTACGCGCTCGCCGCCACGAAGATAGCGATGGGGGACTCCGGTCTCGACATCTCCAAAGAGGATGCCGAACGTATCGGGGTGATCGTGGGGACCGGTCTCGGCGGCCTGCCGACCCTCGAGAAATACCACAGCATCTGCCTGGAGAGGGGACCGGGGCGTATCTCACCCTTCTTCATCCCCATGCTCATCGCCAACGAGGCACCGGGGCACATAGCGATCCAGTACGGGATAAAGGGGCCCAACCTCTGCATCGTAACCGCCTGCGCCACGGGCGCTCATTCCATAGGTGACGCCATGAGGATAATACAGTATGGTGACGCCGACATGATGGTGGCGGGAGGCTGCGAGGCGAACCTGACGCCTCTTACGGTGGGCGGATTCAACGCGATGAAGGCGCTTTCCACCCGCAACAGCGAACCTGAAAAGGCCTCACGGCCTTTCGACAAGGACCGTGACGGTTTCATCGTGGCCGAGGGCGCGGGCATCGTCATCCTCGAGGAGCTCGAACACGCCCGCAAAAGGGGCGCGAAGATCTACGCCGAGCTCATCGGATACGGGTACAACGGGGACGCCTACCACATAACGGCCCCCTGCCCCGACGGAGACGGGTTCATCCGGTGCATCAACATGGCGCTTCGTGACGCCTCGCTTGCCCCGGACGCGGTGGATTACATCAACGCCCATGGGACCTCGACGGACCTCAACGATCAGACGGAGACCCTGGCCATAAAGAAGGTATTTGGCGAGAGGGCCTACAAGCTGCCTGTGAGTTCCACAAAATCCATGACGGGGCATCTTCTCGGCGCCGCGGGTGCCATAGAGGCGATCTTCACCGCGCTCGCGATCAGGGACCAGGTCTGCCCTCCCACGATCAACTACGAAACACCCGACCCCGACTGCGACCTTGACTACGTTCCCAACGAGGCCCGCAAACACACCATCAATGTGGCGCTATCCAACTCCTTCGGTTTCGGGGGCACGAACTGCGTTCTCGTCCTCAGGAGGTTCGAAGGATGA